A genomic stretch from Thermodesulfobacteriota bacterium includes:
- a CDS encoding 4Fe-4S dicluster domain-containing protein, which yields MEDTDNGRIDKENNRKTDLEKYDLARREFLEKFASGVFASLVAPALGFVSSSKAEETSEEPNKYHYKLPNLKEIELPEPRPNEDVLIRMMRDLQRALNKPIEQRKWVMVIDLRKCIGCHACTVACIVENKLPPGVVYRPVIDEEIGEFPNVARRFVPRPCFQCENPPCTPVCPVKATYKRPDGIVAIDYEKCIGCKYCITACPYGARSYDFGENYTDATPSLSEIEEAPNFEYHRKWKRAGHESPVGNARKCHFCLHRIERGLLPQCVTSCIGRATFFGDKNDPDSLVAGLITKPNVMRLKEELGTEPNVYYLT from the coding sequence ATGGAGGATACAGACAATGGTAGGATAGATAAAGAAAACAACCGCAAAACCGATTTGGAAAAATATGATTTAGCTAGAAGAGAATTCCTGGAAAAGTTTGCAAGCGGTGTTTTTGCCAGCCTTGTAGCTCCAGCCCTTGGGTTTGTAAGCAGCTCTAAAGCGGAAGAAACTTCTGAAGAGCCAAACAAATATCATTATAAACTCCCCAACCTTAAGGAAATAGAACTCCCAGAGCCTCGACCTAACGAAGATGTACTTATAAGGATGATGAGAGACTTGCAGAGAGCTTTGAATAAACCCATTGAGCAGAGAAAATGGGTAATGGTAATTGACCTGAGAAAGTGTATTGGTTGCCATGCCTGTACTGTGGCGTGCATCGTCGAAAATAAACTACCACCCGGAGTTGTCTACCGGCCTGTTATTGATGAGGAGATTGGCGAATTCCCTAACGTCGCCAGAAGATTTGTTCCCCGCCCCTGTTTTCAGTGTGAAAACCCTCCTTGCACACCGGTTTGCCCCGTAAAAGCTACCTACAAAAGACCCGATGGGATAGTGGCCATTGATTATGAAAAGTGTATAGGGTGCAAATACTGCATTACGGCGTGCCCTTACGGCGCAAGAAGTTATGATTTCGGAGAGAACTATACAGATGCAACCCCTTCGCTTTCCGAAATAGAAGAGGCTCCTAACTTTGAATACCATCGAAAATGGAAAAGGGCAGGACATGAATCCCCGGTTGGCAATGCGAGGAAGTGTCACTTCTGCCTTCACAGGATAGAAAGGGGTCTTTTACCTCAGTGCGTCACGAGCTGTATTGGACGGGCCACATTTTTTGGAGACAAGAATGACCCAGACAGCTTGGTTGCAGGGCTAATAACAAAACCCAACGTCATGAGATTAAAAGAGGAACTAGGAACCGAGCCTAATGTTTATTACCTAACATAG
- a CDS encoding OsmC family protein, which produces MGMEYEVKAEQVVPNVSTVRTKEAQIYFDSSPGQSEHLFNPAELFLSAFAACILKNVERFSERLHFAYNKASIKVHGVREEPPPRLTTVKYELTLYTNQSPERIDLLRRNLEKYGTIYNTVANACEISGEIIISPENEPGK; this is translated from the coding sequence ATGGGCATGGAATATGAAGTAAAAGCAGAGCAGGTGGTGCCAAACGTCTCTACAGTGAGAACTAAGGAGGCACAAATTTACTTCGATTCATCACCCGGACAAAGCGAGCATTTATTTAACCCTGCTGAGTTATTCCTGAGCGCATTTGCCGCCTGTATTTTGAAGAACGTCGAGCGTTTTTCGGAGAGGCTGCACTTTGCCTATAACAAAGCTTCTATAAAGGTTCACGGTGTACGAGAGGAACCTCCCCCACGTCTCACTACGGTTAAATACGAACTGACTTTATATACAAATCAATCACCAGAAAGAATAGATCTTCTCCGCCGCAATCTCGAAAAATATGGAACGATCTACAATACAGTAGCAAATGCTTGTGAGATTTCAGGAGAAATAATCATTAGTCCAGAGAATGAACCGGGCAAATAG
- a CDS encoding ArsA family ATPase yields the protein MAPPALLLLHIPCPCIQISIATIIPETIPIIRVRYDPASHIGEVLEQKIEDTIRKVEGVGNLWAVIIDQEKAVEEYKKRILDDASKRYTDDMLVAISEELESPCTEEMAAFDKFMTYAESEEYDVIVFDTAPTGHTLRLLELPFDYSEQVGLMAATTEKSEAVKGETEKRLDRIINRMKDPKRSVFAFVFYPESTPVVEAYRAMMDLKEAGIPTQFVVANHRKRSLKKISIVSEILGGK from the coding sequence TTGGCACCACCTGCTCTGCTTTTACTTCATATTCCATGCCCATGTATTCAAATTTCCATTGCAACGATCATACCAGAGACTATCCCTATTATTAGAGTAAGATACGATCCTGCTTCCCACATTGGCGAAGTTCTTGAGCAGAAAATCGAAGACACTATCAGGAAGGTGGAAGGAGTTGGTAATCTCTGGGCCGTTATAATCGACCAGGAGAAGGCCGTAGAAGAATACAAGAAAAGGATTCTAGACGATGCAAGTAAGAGATACACGGATGATATGCTTGTGGCAATTAGCGAGGAGCTGGAATCACCCTGTACGGAAGAGATGGCCGCATTTGATAAGTTCATGACTTATGCAGAGAGCGAAGAGTACGATGTAATCGTATTCGATACCGCGCCGACCGGTCATACATTGAGGCTTCTTGAGCTCCCATTTGATTACAGCGAGCAGGTAGGCTTGATGGCGGCGACTACAGAGAAAAGCGAAGCGGTAAAAGGAGAGACGGAGAAACGTCTCGATCGCATAATAAATAGGATGAAGGATCCGAAACGTTCGGTCTTCGCTTTTGTGTTTTATCCCGAGTCCACTCCTGTTGTTGAAGCCTACCGTGCAATGATGGATTTAAAAGAAGCAGGCATACCGACTCAGTTTGTTGTTGCCAATCACAGAAAACGCTCACTCAAGAAGATATCGATAGTATCAGAAATCTTAGGCGGAAAATAA
- a CDS encoding ferredoxin family protein translates to MSQKGIGMLVENIGEVKVWSGFSQKARGKLTNITLNQGFCKGCEICVEICPNKCLEMEGSYPSVRDINLCSKCMLCEMECPDFAISVE, encoded by the coding sequence ATGAGTCAAAAGGGCATAGGCATGTTAGTCGAAAATATAGGGGAAGTGAAGGTTTGGAGTGGATTCAGCCAAAAAGCTCGGGGAAAACTGACTAACATCACCTTAAATCAAGGATTCTGCAAGGGTTGTGAAATTTGCGTTGAGATATGTCCGAATAAATGCCTGGAGATGGAAGGCTCTTATCCCTCAGTAAGGGATATAAACCTCTGCAGCAAGTGTATGCTTTGCGAAATGGAATGCCCTGATTTCGCCATATCCGTTGAATAA
- a CDS encoding 2-oxoacid:acceptor oxidoreductase subunit alpha, which produces MERIKFLQGNEACAEGAIYAGCNFFAGYPISPSSEIAEYMAYELPRRKGVFIEMEDEIASMGAVIGASLAGAKAMTATSGPGFSLKQEHIGFACIAEVPCVIVDVMRGGPSTGTPTGPAQGDVMQARWGTHGDHPAVAIAPSTVEECFHEAVRAFNLSEKFRNPVILLIDEIVAHMREKIQIPIPGEIEVVNRRKPNGASDNYLPFKPDQDGVPNIANFGTGYKFHITGLIHDWSGFPTNEPKRIKELVERLTKKVKDGEEEILRWQEYMLDDAETVIVAYGSVARSAKFAVKLARNAGKKVGLFRPITIWPFPVKPLKRLGEHIRKVIIPEMNLGQIALEVERVIGGEADVVPINRVDTELISPDEILEKL; this is translated from the coding sequence ATGGAAAGAATAAAATTTCTCCAAGGTAACGAGGCATGTGCCGAAGGAGCTATCTATGCAGGGTGCAATTTCTTCGCCGGCTACCCCATAAGTCCCTCCAGTGAGATCGCCGAGTATATGGCCTATGAACTCCCCAGAAGAAAAGGCGTTTTCATCGAGATGGAAGATGAAATTGCCTCTATGGGTGCCGTAATCGGCGCCTCTCTTGCCGGGGCCAAGGCGATGACGGCAACAAGCGGCCCCGGGTTCTCCTTGAAACAGGAGCATATCGGGTTTGCCTGCATAGCGGAGGTGCCTTGCGTCATTGTCGATGTGATGCGTGGAGGACCTAGTACAGGAACTCCTACCGGTCCTGCTCAAGGCGATGTAATGCAAGCCCGCTGGGGAACTCATGGGGACCATCCGGCTGTTGCGATTGCACCCTCAACCGTGGAAGAGTGCTTTCATGAAGCGGTGAGGGCTTTTAATCTATCCGAGAAATTTAGAAACCCGGTCATCCTTCTAATCGATGAAATCGTTGCTCATATGAGGGAGAAGATTCAAATACCTATACCGGGCGAAATTGAGGTCGTAAACCGGAGAAAGCCTAATGGAGCTTCCGATAACTACCTCCCATTCAAGCCGGACCAAGACGGGGTTCCCAATATAGCAAACTTTGGGACCGGGTACAAGTTTCACATAACCGGTCTTATTCATGACTGGAGTGGATTTCCCACTAATGAGCCTAAAAGAATAAAAGAGCTTGTGGAAAGACTTACAAAGAAAGTCAAGGATGGAGAAGAGGAAATACTCCGCTGGCAGGAGTATATGCTCGATGATGCAGAGACGGTGATCGTTGCATACGGCTCCGTTGCCCGGTCAGCCAAGTTCGCAGTTAAGCTCGCCAGAAATGCAGGTAAGAAAGTAGGCCTTTTTAGGCCCATTACTATCTGGCCGTTTCCGGTAAAGCCGCTAAAGCGGCTAGGGGAGCATATCCGGAAGGTAATTATTCCGGAAATGAACCTCGGGCAGATAGCCCTAGAAGTAGAAAGGGTAATAGGTGGCGAAGCGGACGTGGTACCAATAAATCGGGTGGACACAGAGCTAATATCACCCGATGAGATCCTGGAGAAATTATAG
- a CDS encoding 2-oxoacid:ferredoxin oxidoreductase subunit beta: protein MAFDYSKYLRNDKMPHIWCPGCGNGIAMKSIIRAIDTVGYKKEETVIVSGIGCSGRISGYLDFNTLHTTHGRPLTFATGIKLANPKLNVIVVSGDGDCAAIGGNHFIHACRRNIDMTLIIFNNNIYGMTGGQHSPTTPGGSYSTTTPYRNIDPQFDLSKLAIGAGATFVARETTYNIFALDKVITEAFKHKGFSVVEVMVGCPVYYGRKNGFKTAFSLLDWQRKNAVRIDRSQAMKSEELEGKFTTGVLHRKEAPEYTQLYYTLAHSFDKSVDNVSMEN, encoded by the coding sequence ATGGCTTTTGATTATTCTAAGTATTTGAGAAACGATAAAATGCCCCATATCTGGTGTCCCGGATGCGGAAACGGGATAGCGATGAAATCCATAATAAGGGCTATTGATACAGTGGGCTATAAAAAGGAAGAAACTGTGATTGTCTCTGGGATAGGTTGTTCAGGCCGGATTTCCGGCTACCTGGATTTTAACACGCTACATACGACCCATGGCCGACCCTTGACATTCGCTACCGGAATCAAGCTAGCCAATCCCAAGCTCAACGTGATAGTGGTCTCGGGCGACGGGGACTGTGCCGCCATTGGCGGGAATCACTTTATACACGCCTGCCGTAGAAACATCGATATGACGCTCATAATTTTTAATAACAACATTTATGGAATGACCGGGGGACAGCACTCTCCTACAACGCCAGGCGGTTCGTATTCCACCACAACTCCTTATAGGAATATAGATCCTCAGTTTGACCTTTCCAAACTGGCCATCGGTGCAGGAGCCACCTTTGTGGCCAGGGAAACTACCTATAATATTTTTGCGCTGGATAAAGTCATAACGGAGGCGTTCAAACACAAGGGATTTTCGGTGGTAGAAGTAATGGTCGGATGCCCTGTCTATTACGGAAGAAAGAACGGATTTAAGACGGCATTTTCGCTTTTAGATTGGCAGAGAAAAAATGCCGTTCGAATAGACCGGTCTCAAGCCATGAAGTCCGAAGAGCTAGAAGGGAAATTTACCACGGGTGTACTTCATCGGAAGGAAGCACCCGAATATACCCAGCTATACTATACCCTTGCCCATAGCTTTGATAAATCGGTCGATAACGTGAGCATGGAGAACTAA
- a CDS encoding 2-oxoacid:acceptor oxidoreductase family protein: MERYEVKLSGSGGQGLILAGLILAEAAALYDGKNAVQTQSYGPESRGGSSSSIVIISDEEIDYPKATKVDVLLSLTQESVNKYSSDIKDGGILIVDAESVKDIPAGNFKIYKLPVIATARKEIGKVIVANIVALGLIAGIIRVVSIDAIRKALFARIPKGTEELNLKALEAGVNLSKEAHLSAD, encoded by the coding sequence ATGGAAAGATACGAGGTAAAGCTTAGCGGCTCCGGCGGACAGGGGCTCATACTTGCCGGTCTGATTTTAGCGGAGGCGGCAGCCCTATATGACGGAAAGAACGCCGTTCAGACTCAATCATACGGGCCCGAGTCCAGAGGCGGATCTAGCAGCTCGATCGTAATAATTAGTGATGAAGAAATAGATTATCCCAAGGCGACGAAGGTTGACGTGCTCCTTTCTCTTACCCAAGAATCGGTCAATAAATATTCAAGCGACATCAAAGACGGAGGGATACTGATTGTAGATGCAGAATCGGTAAAGGATATACCGGCAGGTAATTTCAAGATATATAAACTGCCGGTAATTGCCACGGCAAGAAAAGAAATAGGAAAGGTAATTGTAGCCAACATCGTTGCCTTAGGACTGATAGCCGGCATTATTCGGGTGGTTTCGATAGATGCTATAAGAAAGGCGCTATTTGCTAGAATTCCCAAAGGTACAGAAGAATTAAATTTGAAAGCTCTTGAGGCAGGGGTTAACTTGTCAAAAGAAGCCCATCTCTCTGCCGATTAG
- a CDS encoding citrate synthase encodes MANETLTITDNRTGKSYEIPITHGTVKATEIRQIKVSEDDFGLMSYDPAFENTASCKSRITFIDGDKGILRYRGFPIEQLAEKSTYLEVAYLLLYGELPSKAQYEGWIYDITHHTIIHENIKKFMDGFRHDAHPMGMLLGTVGALSTFYPEAKNIFDPNVRKKQIHRLIAKMPTLAAFAYRHSRGLPYAYPDNDLSYTGNFLNMMFKMTEPKYKPNPVIERALDILFILHADHEQNCSTNAVRAVGSSHADPYSAVTAGIAALYGPLHGGANEAALRMLMEIGSKDRVPDFIKRVKAGEGRLIGFGHRVYKAYDPRAKIIRETANKVFEVTGMNPLLEIALEVEKIALEDEYFIKRKLYPNVDFYTGLIYQSLGFPIDIFPVLFAIPRTSGWLAQWMEMLLDKETKIARPRQIYLGYEERDYVPIEKRE; translated from the coding sequence ATGGCCAATGAAACCTTAACCATTACCGACAACCGTACGGGCAAAAGTTATGAAATCCCCATAACTCATGGAACGGTTAAGGCAACAGAGATACGCCAAATCAAGGTATCAGAGGATGATTTCGGGCTTATGAGTTATGACCCCGCCTTCGAGAACACCGCCTCTTGTAAGAGTAGGATAACTTTTATCGATGGAGATAAAGGCATTCTCCGCTACCGAGGATTCCCAATCGAACAGCTAGCGGAAAAAAGCACTTATCTTGAAGTAGCTTACCTACTTCTATATGGAGAATTACCTTCTAAAGCCCAATATGAAGGGTGGATTTATGATATAACACATCATACGATAATTCACGAGAATATTAAAAAATTCATGGATGGATTCCGCCACGATGCTCATCCGATGGGCATGCTTTTAGGTACGGTAGGTGCTCTATCAACTTTTTATCCAGAGGCTAAAAATATTTTTGACCCAAACGTGCGAAAAAAGCAGATTCATCGCTTGATTGCAAAAATGCCAACCTTAGCGGCATTTGCGTACCGACACAGCCGGGGTTTGCCTTATGCATATCCAGATAATGATCTGAGCTATACCGGGAATTTCCTGAATATGATGTTTAAGATGACAGAGCCAAAGTATAAACCCAATCCGGTTATAGAAAGGGCTTTGGACATACTCTTTATACTGCACGCTGATCATGAGCAGAATTGTAGTACTAACGCTGTGCGCGCTGTGGGGAGTTCCCATGCCGATCCATATTCTGCCGTAACCGCGGGTATCGCTGCACTTTATGGACCGTTACATGGCGGAGCAAATGAAGCGGCACTGCGTATGTTAATGGAAATCGGTTCCAAAGATAGGGTTCCCGATTTTATCAAAAGGGTTAAGGCTGGTGAAGGCAGGCTTATAGGTTTTGGGCATCGTGTTTACAAAGCCTATGACCCAAGGGCGAAAATTATTAGGGAGACAGCAAACAAAGTGTTTGAGGTCACCGGTATGAATCCACTACTAGAAATAGCACTGGAAGTGGAAAAGATAGCGCTCGAGGATGAATACTTCATTAAACGCAAACTATATCCCAACGTGGATTTCTATACCGGATTAATCTACCAGAGTTTAGGCTTCCCGATTGATATCTTTCCTGTACTCTTTGCTATTCCCCGAACCTCGGGTTGGTTGGCGCAATGGATGGAAATGCTGTTGGATAAAGAGACAAAAATAGCTCGTCCCAGACAGATCTACCTGGGATATGAGGAGCGTGACTATGTACCAATTGAAAAGAGAGAATAG
- a CDS encoding hemerythrin domain-containing protein yields MMKNPDPIKTLMERHVGLVDELDLLKITIHRLKKRFSPHLLEALKREILSFLKSMEQHIRCEEEALFPVLEVVLGNKREQIISTARDHSNLKKEI; encoded by the coding sequence ATGATGAAAAATCCTGATCCTATCAAAACCCTAATGGAGAGACATGTCGGACTCGTTGACGAGTTGGATCTCTTAAAAATAACGATACACCGTCTTAAAAAAAGATTCTCTCCTCATTTGCTTGAAGCATTAAAGAGGGAAATCTTATCCTTTTTGAAAAGCATGGAGCAACATATAAGGTGTGAGGAAGAGGCTCTCTTCCCAGTATTAGAAGTGGTTCTTGGAAACAAAAGAGAGCAGATCATCTCGACGGCAAGGGATCATTCAAATTTGAAAAAAGAAATATAA
- a CDS encoding porin, translated as MIGSRAKLCLTSIFLFLFLFSMDSWGISSTEQQIKELKRQIEQIQQQNQQQIDALRQKIEALEAQKEVDQKKIEELTKEDEDAWYKKVEVGYKKPGDGFTVKSKDGLFSLRTRLRTQFQFSINDTDDEDVATDFNVRRLRLYFDGNAFTPWLLYYIQISGDNNGEFTLRDAYFDFAYNTMFVPRPGQYKVPFNREELTSSSELQLVERSIVNEQFAYGRDRGMSLYGVLGNYIIYGAGVYNGDGRNGLSVDSNMLYAGRVMLTPCCGELKYANSSFPAGGDYKIEPNFGEDKPLIAFGVAVAGIPWLNIDQKTPDNGELEDRFVEIGTTDADVFSLTADVNFKYSIFSIEGEFDYRNISPEESGLDEANDYGVRVQSGVFLLPDFIEVAGRYAQIWFDTDIEGPDTQWELTPGLNFYLSKSHKYKIQLSYSFIRNEFTDSDDIDENIFRAQLQLYF; from the coding sequence ATGATAGGATCCAGGGCAAAGCTATGTCTAACTTCTATTTTTTTATTTCTTTTCCTTTTTTCAATGGATTCCTGGGGAATAAGTTCAACAGAACAACAAATTAAAGAGCTTAAGAGGCAGATTGAGCAAATCCAGCAGCAAAACCAGCAGCAAATAGATGCGCTTAGACAAAAGATCGAGGCGTTAGAGGCCCAAAAAGAAGTCGACCAGAAAAAGATCGAGGAGCTGACTAAAGAGGATGAGGATGCCTGGTATAAGAAGGTAGAGGTAGGCTATAAGAAACCGGGAGACGGTTTTACGGTTAAGTCCAAGGATGGACTTTTTTCCTTAAGAACCAGGCTACGCACCCAGTTTCAGTTTTCCATCAATGACACGGACGATGAGGACGTGGCTACCGATTTTAATGTAAGAAGGTTAAGGCTTTATTTTGACGGCAACGCCTTCACCCCCTGGCTACTTTATTACATTCAAATTAGCGGCGATAACAACGGTGAATTTACGCTTAGGGACGCCTATTTTGATTTCGCATACAATACCATGTTTGTACCGAGGCCCGGACAGTACAAGGTTCCGTTCAACAGAGAGGAACTGACTTCTTCATCCGAGCTTCAGCTTGTGGAGAGGTCAATCGTGAACGAACAGTTCGCCTACGGCCGGGATAGAGGCATGTCACTCTACGGGGTTCTTGGGAATTATATAATCTATGGGGCCGGGGTATATAACGGCGATGGAAGAAACGGTCTCAGTGTTGATTCCAACATGTTATATGCCGGTAGGGTAATGCTTACCCCATGTTGCGGAGAGTTGAAATATGCTAACTCTTCTTTTCCGGCAGGGGGAGATTATAAGATTGAGCCTAACTTTGGAGAAGATAAACCTCTGATCGCTTTTGGAGTTGCCGTTGCTGGTATCCCCTGGCTCAATATTGACCAAAAAACCCCGGATAATGGCGAGCTAGAGGACAGATTTGTAGAGATTGGCACTACGGACGCGGACGTGTTCTCGCTGACCGCCGACGTTAACTTCAAATACTCTATCTTCAGCATAGAGGGAGAGTTTGACTATAGAAATATATCTCCCGAGGAATCCGGTCTGGATGAGGCAAACGACTATGGGGTAAGGGTTCAGTCGGGTGTATTCCTTCTTCCTGACTTTATTGAAGTTGCAGGCAGATACGCCCAGATATGGTTTGACACAGACATAGAAGGGCCAGATACCCAATGGGAGCTTACACCAGGACTCAATTTTTACCTGTCTAAAAGCCATAAGTACAAAATACAGCTTAGCTATTCATTCATCAGAAACGAGTTTACCGACAGCGATGATATAGACGAGAACATATTCCGGGCTCAGCTTCAGCTTTACTTCTAG
- a CDS encoding MoaD/ThiS family protein — protein MLTDLKNQCPRAAKIIDCSFIALNEGYVSGHAVLKNGDTLAIIPPVSGGKKSIVVCKKLKRGEII, from the coding sequence ATGCTAACCGATTTGAAAAATCAATGCCCGAGAGCTGCAAAGATAATCGACTGTTCTTTCATCGCCCTGAACGAGGGCTATGTATCAGGCCATGCTGTTTTAAAAAATGGGGACACGCTAGCTATAATACCGCCAGTTAGCGGTGGTAAAAAAAGTATAGTAGTATGTAAAAAACTAAAGCGAGGAGAAATAATATGA
- a CDS encoding carboxymuconolactone decarboxylase family protein, whose product MNKLLPRPLREFIKKYPDIWDAYENLGNKCHEAGPLDDRTRRLVKLGIAIGARLEGAVHSHTKRAREGGISEDEILHVALLAITTIEFPSTIAATTWIKDVLKKK is encoded by the coding sequence ATGAATAAACTGCTTCCAAGACCACTAAGAGAATTCATAAAAAAGTACCCGGATATATGGGATGCTTATGAGAATTTAGGCAATAAGTGCCACGAAGCCGGCCCACTAGATGATAGGACGAGAAGATTAGTCAAACTTGGAATAGCAATTGGAGCTCGATTAGAAGGGGCGGTTCATTCACACACTAAAAGAGCAAGGGAAGGAGGGATATCTGAAGATGAAATTCTCCATGTGGCCTTACTAGCTATTACTACAATCGAATTCCCATCGACCATCGCGGCAACAACATGGATAAAAGACGTACTAAAGAAAAAATAA
- the queF gene encoding preQ(1) synthase, whose amino-acid sequence MGGNKLETFQNQYRGREYEIEITCPEFTCVCPRTGQPDFAVIRIKYVPDELCIELRSLKLYMFSYRDKGEFHEHVTNKILDDIVESCKPIRAEVIGDFNVRGGIKTVVKASYSKGATG is encoded by the coding sequence ATGGGGGGAAATAAATTAGAAACTTTCCAGAATCAGTATAGGGGCAGGGAGTATGAGATCGAAATAACCTGTCCTGAATTTACCTGTGTGTGCCCACGCACCGGTCAGCCTGATTTTGCCGTGATCAGAATCAAATATGTGCCGGATGAGCTCTGTATAGAGCTAAGATCTCTCAAGCTTTACATGTTCTCATACCGGGATAAAGGCGAGTTTCACGAGCACGTAACTAATAAAATCCTGGATGATATCGTCGAGTCATGCAAACCGATTAGAGCGGAAGTGATCGGAGACTTCAACGTCAGAGGCGGAATCAAGACAGTGGTGAAAGCCAGTTATTCAAAGGGAGCTACCGGGTAA
- a CDS encoding ABC transporter permease translates to MLIIFVAAAAPYISPYEFDQTDFANTLSPPSKKHLMGTDQEGRDLLSRVIYGARVSITVALGTAFMAIVIGTAYGAISGYVGGKLDELMMRIVDVFYSLPDLLLIVLITLIVGKGVEGIVFSLALTAWMRVARIVRGSVIQLKNLAFIESARSLGASPFRIFTIHILPNILSPLIVTLTFSIPYAILAESTLSFLGLGISPPQASWGTLASTGWQGIRTFPHLIAFPSLAIFITAFSFNLFGEGLRDMLDPKTIRG, encoded by the coding sequence ATGCTGATAATTTTTGTGGCGGCGGCGGCACCATACATTTCACCGTATGAATTTGACCAGACCGATTTTGCAAACACACTCAGCCCACCCAGTAAAAAGCATCTCATGGGAACAGACCAGGAAGGCAGAGACCTCCTCAGCAGGGTCATATACGGGGCCCGGGTTTCCATCACCGTAGCGCTGGGCACAGCATTCATGGCCATCGTTATCGGGACGGCTTATGGGGCGATATCCGGATATGTCGGGGGCAAATTAGACGAGTTAATGATGAGGATCGTAGACGTTTTTTACTCGCTCCCCGACCTGCTCCTCATCGTTCTTATCACCCTTATCGTGGGAAAGGGCGTGGAGGGGATAGTGTTTTCACTGGCATTGACCGCATGGATGAGGGTGGCCAGAATCGTTAGAGGAAGCGTGATCCAACTGAAGAACCTGGCATTCATAGAATCGGCCAGGAGCCTGGGAGCTTCTCCATTCAGAATCTTCACAATACACATACTACCGAATATACTTAGTCCGCTCATAGTAACCCTTACCTTTTCCATACCTTACGCGATACTGGCAGAGTCCACCCTGAGCTTTTTGGGCTTGGGAATAAGCCCGCCTCAAGCAAGCTGGGGAACACTGGCCAGCACCGGATGGCAGGGGATAAGAACGTTTCCCCATCTCATAGCCTTTCCCAGCCTGGCTATATTCATCACCGCATTTTCTTTCAACCTATTCGGTGAAGGACTTAGGGATATGCTCGACCCAAAAACTATAAGGGGGTAA